A window from Candidatus Methylomirabilota bacterium encodes these proteins:
- a CDS encoding SDR family oxidoreductase: protein MKSLYLVTGGAGFIGSHVVERLLADGHRVRVLDNFSSGARTNLPFATRAGRALEIIEGDIRDLPAVERAAAGARVVFHQAAMRSVPRSVKDPLGANEHNVGGTLNVLEAARRARVRRVVYASSSSVYGDRPDLPKREDQPPAPISPYAVSKAAGEQYATVWSRLYGVETIGLRYFNVFGPRQDPQSEYAAVIPRFILWGLQSEPLEVHGDGTQSRDFTYIDNVVEANLLAARAEGVGGEVFNVGCGARVSLLDIIARLEALLGRRLERRHTPARPGDVPHTLADIDKAKRLLGYAPAVGFDEGLRRAVDYFRGMA from the coding sequence GTGAAATCGCTCTATCTCGTCACCGGCGGCGCGGGCTTCATCGGCTCGCACGTCGTCGAGCGGCTGCTCGCCGACGGCCATCGGGTCCGCGTGCTCGACAACTTTTCCAGCGGCGCCCGCACGAACCTCCCGTTCGCCACCCGCGCCGGGCGCGCGCTGGAGATTATCGAAGGCGACATCCGCGATCTGCCGGCGGTGGAGCGGGCGGCGGCGGGCGCCCGCGTCGTCTTCCACCAGGCGGCGATGCGCTCGGTGCCCCGCTCGGTGAAGGATCCGCTGGGGGCGAACGAGCACAACGTCGGCGGCACCCTCAACGTCCTGGAAGCGGCCCGCCGCGCGCGCGTACGCCGGGTGGTCTACGCGTCCTCGTCCTCCGTCTACGGCGACCGGCCCGACCTGCCCAAGCGCGAGGATCAGCCGCCCGCGCCGATCTCGCCCTATGCGGTCTCCAAGGCGGCCGGCGAGCAGTACGCCACGGTCTGGAGCCGCCTCTACGGCGTGGAGACCATCGGCCTCCGCTACTTCAACGTCTTCGGCCCCCGGCAGGACCCCCAGTCCGAGTACGCGGCGGTGATTCCGCGGTTCATCCTCTGGGGACTCCAGAGCGAGCCGCTCGAGGTGCACGGCGATGGCACCCAGTCGCGCGACTTCACCTACATCGACAACGTGGTGGAGGCCAATCTGCTGGCCGCGCGCGCCGAGGGTGTGGGGGGCGAGGTCTTCAACGTCGGTTGCGGCGCCCGCGTGTCCCTGCTCGACATCATCGCCCGGCTGGAGGCGCTGCTGGGGCGGCGGCTCGAGCGGCGCCACACCCCGGCGCGCCCGGGCGACGTCCCCCACACGCTGGCCGACATCGACAAGGCCAAGCGCCTGCTCGGTTACGCCCCGGCCGTGGGCTTCGACGAGGGCTTGCGGCGCGCGGTCGACTACTTCCGGGGAATGGCCTGA
- a CDS encoding methyltransferase domain-containing protein, whose product MSPSEVDAVIQDVRLELWRDNFAGALEILETANRRHPDPLLAAEAGEIRSWLNHLRTREAYVTAYERYYRTVRQPTGFKRLDRELRTFLGRRTRKMVERTARHPEFLLLEREVLALRPARALDAGCGEGRIALTIGARHPQTRVDGIEISTTNVDIARKLNRFPNVTFHHGLLEEVERWCPPGSVDLAYAFAVLEHVRDVDGVVNGILQSLRPGGRFCFVVPMNEFIITGPIPPFHPHDGVAGHVRAFTEAGLRGRFGGYKDFVLEKVPAERWRVGTYPPCFAPREFGSFFVAFSKS is encoded by the coding sequence TTGAGTCCATCAGAGGTCGACGCGGTGATTCAAGACGTTCGACTCGAGCTCTGGCGCGATAATTTTGCGGGCGCCCTGGAGATCCTCGAAACGGCCAACCGCCGGCACCCGGACCCACTGCTCGCCGCCGAGGCCGGGGAAATCCGCTCGTGGCTCAATCACCTCCGGACGCGAGAAGCGTACGTCACCGCCTACGAGCGGTATTACCGGACGGTCAGGCAACCCACCGGCTTCAAGCGCCTCGATCGGGAGCTCCGGACGTTCCTGGGGCGCCGGACACGGAAGATGGTCGAGCGCACGGCCAGGCACCCCGAGTTCTTGCTCCTCGAACGGGAAGTGCTGGCGCTACGCCCGGCGAGGGCTCTGGACGCCGGCTGCGGGGAAGGACGCATCGCCCTGACCATCGGGGCCCGCCATCCCCAGACGCGGGTCGACGGGATCGAGATATCGACGACCAACGTCGACATCGCCAGAAAACTCAACAGGTTTCCCAATGTCACCTTCCACCACGGACTTCTCGAGGAGGTCGAGCGGTGGTGCCCGCCGGGCTCAGTCGACCTGGCGTACGCGTTCGCCGTGCTCGAGCACGTCCGGGACGTGGACGGAGTCGTCAACGGCATTCTTCAGAGTCTCCGTCCCGGCGGCCGCTTCTGTTTCGTGGTCCCGATGAACGAATTCATCATCACCGGCCCCATTCCCCCCTTCCACCCCCACGATGGCGTCGCCGGCCACGTGCGGGCGTTCACCGAGGCCGGCCTTCGGGGGCGCTTCGGCGGCTACAAGGACTTCGTCCTGGAGAAGGTTCCGGCGGAGAGGTGGCGGGTCGGCACCTATCCACCCTGCTTCGCTCCGAGGGAGTTCGGGTCCTTCTTCGTGGCCTTCTCGAAATCTTGA
- a CDS encoding cupin domain-containing protein, translating to METRSIVRAGTIFAAGMLAGAGALAAAPAAPRMSAQVVLNIATDELRWKRTNVRVNVDTWEPGSETGRHEHPGPALLYILEGEVEELREGGTRTLRPGQVVWNRGRTPHNVRNRSDRPARALAVHLDPGQ from the coding sequence ATGGAGACCCGTAGTATCGTCCGGGCCGGAACCATTTTCGCCGCCGGCATGCTGGCCGGGGCGGGCGCGCTCGCGGCGGCACCAGCGGCGCCGCGCATGAGCGCCCAGGTCGTCCTGAATATCGCCACCGACGAGCTGCGCTGGAAGCGGACCAACGTGCGCGTCAACGTCGACACGTGGGAGCCGGGCTCGGAGACGGGACGGCACGAGCACCCCGGGCCGGCCCTTCTCTATATCCTCGAGGGTGAGGTGGAAGAGCTGCGGGAGGGAGGCACTCGCACCCTCAGGCCGGGCCAGGTCGTCTGGAACCGCGGCCGGACGCCCCACAACGTCCGCAACCGGAGCGACCGCCCGGCCCGGGCGCTGGCCGTCCACCTCGATCCCGGCCAATAG